The Lepeophtheirus salmonis chromosome 6, UVic_Lsal_1.4, whole genome shotgun sequence DNA window ttctATACTAAAGTGGTTCATCAcgtaatataaacaaaattatgagctgttattattatttttcagacGAGAATAGAAGCTAACTCGgaaattaaattccaaaactTTGGTCTTAATGGGTTAATTATAGATGTAatttaaatgttcatttaaataaaaatacactcgagttaaaaataatttaagtatagtgtttgtatttattattgggTATTTTTCGATCTAACTCATTTTATCCATCATATTATTGCAATTCAcgtaaattatttgaaatactaTTCTTTAAATCGTACATTCATCGCAAATAATACTGAATTACTAATTAGTTAGAGGAAATTGGAACTAGGAATATACTTCAAGACTTCCAagtataactaattattttatgggGGAAAACTTTAATTACATACAGCCTGTAGTAGTTACTACATATACCTGTAAGAAAATATTGTATGAAAGTCACAAATGGTGAAGTTTTGTCTGGTTGGTCGATAAATTAAAAGAGCTGGCCTTTAAGCACTGTACTCCTCCATTGCTGCTGAAGTGATGTTAAAAGGAAAGAAACTGAAGCTGCTGAAGGCAAGAAATTAGAAAGAAAGACTCACATTACATCAATATTGAAAAGATAGAAAGGGAAAAGCGTGCGgtgagataaaaaatatcaaaaagacaAAGAATAGTTTTAAAATCTTGGGAAAGTATCGTGTTTTGAATTTCTTCATTAACtcattgaaaattgaaatacttAGGAGTggctgaaaaaaagaaatggatttAAATGAGCTACCAACTTCTTCCTTGATTCCGAAGAAAGAGACGGGTCTCTTTAGCTTCAATACCAAGTATCCAACATATGATGGACGTGGAGTTATTATTGCAATTCTTGATTCCAGTAAGTTCACTTTTTTTCTGTTCTATATTTGAagtttcctttttaatattcgATTTGTCATGATTAGGTGTTGATCCTGGAGTGCCTGGACTTCAAACAACCTCTGACGGAAAGCGGAAAATAATAGATCGCATTGACGCAAGTGGCACCGGGGATGTTGACACATCTACACTTAGTTCTCCATCAGCGGATGGGAAAATTATTGGTAGTGTTAAGTCTCTCATACGTTTTTAGAATTGCAAATCCCATCTTTTAGTCATGATTtgaaatgaaatcattttttgtagaaGGGTATCAATAGGTTTATTTTTGACATAGAAATAGCTTTTTCTTAAATGTGATACTTCCTTTTTCCTTGTGTAATtccaagaattttaactttGTAATATAATACTATGGAAAAACTGATAAATCAGCTCATAGTCCTGCTTATTTACCACAATATTAACTTTGGGATTTGAGTCAAAAATGATTTAGCTAATGCaaacaaattatacaaatatatattttttggggggtaatTCAGGTCTATCTGGACGCACTCTGAATCTACCGCAAGGTCTTGTTTCTAGTAAAGATAATGGAAAATTTCGTATTGGAGTCAAAAAGGCCTTTGATCTGTATCCTAGGGGTCTAAAGGATAGAGTTGTGAAAGAGAGACTCGAGAAAAGTTGGGAGCCTGAGCATAAATCCGCCTTAGTGTCTGCCTCAAGAAAATTAGATGAATTTGAGTCTGAAAATTCTGAGCCCTTGACTGGTgttaaaaagttagaaaaagaTAATGTGGATGCAGTTTGTGAAATGTTGAATTTTGTGGATAAAAAATATCGGGAAAGTGATCCTGGTCCCATTTATGACTGTGTACTTTATCATGATGGCGAAAATTGGACGTGTATCATTGACACATCCGAGAAGGGCGACCTCAAAAATGGCCTTAAATTACGTTCTTTCAGAGAGACTGGAGATTATGGCTGTCTTACAGAATTGGACAAACTGAATGTTAGTATCAATGTTTATGATGAAGGAGATGTGCTTCAAATTGTTGGTGTCTGTTCCAGTCACGGGACCCATGTTGCCTCAATTGCTGCTGCTCATTATCCGGATGAACCTGAGAAAAATGGAACTGCTCCTGGGGCTCAAATAGTTTCAATTACAATCGGTGATGGCAGACTTAGTTCAATGGAGACTGGAACTGCTCTTGCTAGAGCATCCTTTCATATCATGCGAGCAGAGCATTATaaggtgaataaataataagagcCTATATTTTAGTGAttctattttgtaatttatattaacaatagGTTGATGTTATTAATATGTCTTATGGTGAACACAGTCATTGGTCTAATACAGGTCGTATTGGTCATTTGATGGGAGAGGTTGTTAACAAACATGGTGTGATATGGTTTGGTTCTGCAGGGAATGATGGGCCTGCTCTATTTACAGTTGGAACTCCACCAGATATTTCAACTAATAATGTGATTGGCATTGGTGCTTACGTTTCTCCTGAAATGATGCTTGCTATGTATTCGGCTCGGGAAAAACTTCCAGGGACGCCATATACGTGGACTAGTAGAGGTCCAACAATAGATGGAGATAGGGGTGTTTGTGTGTGCACTCCTGGGGGGGCGATCACATCAGTTGCAGAGTGCACATTGAAATGTGGACAACTAATGCATGGAACTTCAATGGCATCGTATgcttataaatttatcaatgtatgtgcaaactatttaatttgttcatttttagacCTCATGCGTGTGGAGCAAGTGCGTGCATACTTTCTGGTTTGAAACAAAAAGGAGTTCAATACTCTCCCTTTAATTTCAAGAGAGCTCTTGCTAATACTGCGCAATATATTAAGGATCATTGCGAATTTGCTCAAGGTAATGGATTAATGCAAGTTGAGAAAGCTTTTAATCATATGGTTGAGTACGGAGAAGCAGTAGAACGTGATGTTAGGTTTGTTGTTTCCTGTAACTCTGGATCAAAAGGAATTCATCTCAGAGATAGAAAAGCTCTAAAAGCTTCTGAAATTACTGTGAAAATAACGCCCATTTTCTTAAATCAAGAGAGTCAGCCAGCAGACCGTAAAATCAAGTTCAATATCCAGCTGTCCTTTTCCTGCGATGCCTCTTGGGTTAAATATCCTACATATCTAGATCTCATGTATGACGGAAGACATATTATTGTTCATGTAGATCCTACAGGTCTACCACCTGGTCCACATACCGCTTTCATCAAAgcatataactttaaaaatgttgaaCAAGGCTGTCTTTTTGAAGTACCCATCACTGTGATAAGAAATGAATCTTTGATAGACTTTCCTAGACCGCATTTAGAACTTAAAAACACACCATTTAAACCAGGAACCATCAAAAGACACTTTATCTCTGTCCCTGAGCATGCTACTTGGGCAGTTATAAATGTTCGCTCAGCTGAAAAAGTTGGTGCtgggaaatttattttacatactgtACAGTTACTTCCCAAAAGGAGTGTCCGGACAatggaaaatcaaaaaattgttgcATTATCTGAAACAGAGGATTTCACTCATGGAATTTCCGTTAGAGGTAAGTCAtgtcgttattatttttatgattctttTCATGTAATCCAATTAATTATAGGAGGGTTTACCATTGAAATTTGCTTAGCCAAGTTTTGGTCAAATCTTGGTTCTATCAATGTGTCTTATTCTGTAACTTTCTATGGCGTTAAAACGGATTCGAGAGAAATAATGATGCATGGAGGAGAAGGGATACatcgttttcaaatttttagtgaTCTACACGATGAAGAGGTgattagtattttattccaataGATTCAGTTtgatattaattgtattttgataGGTCCAACctgaaatcaaattgaaaaactcTGTCCAAGTTCTAAGGCCTTCTGAGTCTTGTATCTCACCCTTGAAAGAACGAGATATTCTTCCTAATAATAGCACCATCTATGAACTAgaattaacttataatttttccaTTCCTAAGCAAACGGAAATCACTCCAAATATTCCTCTTCTAAGTAGTGTACTCTATGAATCTGAATACGAGTCGCAACTTTGGatgttatatgattctaataaACAGTTGATATCTTCTGGTGACGCTTATCCTTCCCATTGGAGTTCTAAGGTgagcaaattatatataaaatgtacatttatttaattagttacactacttttatatatttaggttGATAAGGGTGATTATGTGCTTAAAGCTCATGTTCGTCATGAGAAAAAGGATGTTCTTGACAAGATTACTGATTTAAATATACTGCTTTCTCAAAAGTTGAGTTCTCCAATTATGTTGGATGTACATACTTCCCACGCCAATGCCTCTACTGGAGGGAAAAAGTCAAACTCTTTCAATTTGGCAGCATACAGAAAAGTTCCTTTGTTTATCAGTCCCTTGAActcagataaatatataaaaaatttgtccGGTCTTGGGCAGTACTTATCTGGGTCAATGACCTTATctaaggtatatatatatcacttaaCCTATTTGATTGCTTTGGTATTcataaaacataatttcaaccaatatttatttttattttcaggatgaatatggaaaaaaatgcGATGTATACTCGTTTAAATACATCATTCCTGAACTTccaaagaaagataaaaaatcttTGGATTGTAAGAAATCTAAAGATGACAGCTCTAATAAATCAACAACTACCTCTGAAAGTGATGATATTAATGATAAcgggaatagaaaaaaaattgatgaatataaGGAAGCTCTTAGAGATTTGAAAGTTGGGTGGCTAGCAAAATTAGATTATAATTGTGATGCACACAAGGAACTCTATGAGGaacttttaaaaactgaaaaagaGGGATTAGCTAATCTTCAAGTCAAATTTGCTCACCTCCAGTCGCTAGACAACGaaaaaacgaacaaaaattTTGATGAGATTATTAATATGTCCAATGAAGTGCTCAAAGGTATAAACGCCGATGAGATACTCGTGCATATGGCTACCAAGCATGACTTTAGCTCAAATGCCTCTGAAACTAAGAAggaaatagaaaagaaaaagactaTCTATTTAGAAACATTATCTAAGAAAGGTTTGGCTCTATGTGAAAAAGATTTGGTTGAAGAAGCCactgaaattttattccaattgaTGAAAATCGTGGAGTCAACAGACTCAAGAGTTGTTACATTTACTTCCAAGCATGCTGAAAAGATGCAACATTTCGGAAgagctttaaaaatattgaacaagcAGTATGAAGATAAGGCCTCTCAAGAAACTTACAACAAGCTCATAGACACATTCAAAAATCTTTCTTGGAATCATTGCTACCGTCATTATTCTTCAATGAAACCCATCCACTTTCCCACaaattatgaacttttttaagtgtTTCTTCGTTTTTTGTTATCAACAGTAAATTCTTAAGTCTGTTTAGAATTTTTAtcgaacaattaataaatagtcCGAAATcctcaatttaaattaaataattttattctccCCAAAATTGTTGGAATAAGTTAAGTTAACagataatgtaaatatttattattgcattGTAATGCAACACACCATGTCCCATCTTCAGTTTTGTCCAAtttctatatacaaaaaaaaagtattttttaaacatttgaaaccatttattcacattaaatattatatcttagTCACCCACCGTCAGGTCGAATCTGTCTTCCTGTTCCGTAAGCAGTCATACCGGCCTGACTTGCTCCTTTGTTTGAACCGTATTGAAGTCCAATCACATTTTGTCCAGCTTTTAATACATCATCGTCAAAGTTTCTTTTATTGGAAGTAGCCATTTTAGCACCGATAACAGGTCCCTCGTAACCTTTTTTTTGGGCCTGTTTTGAGATTGAGATAcatgagtatttttataaatatgaatgacgGATTTAATTACCAATCCACCAATAACAAAGAGATTATCAACAATCATGTagagatttttattttcgtacAAGTCGTTGACTTGAAAGAGATCCTGTGGTTTGATACCATAATTTTCGCAACCTTTCAAATAGAGTTCAATATTTTCTCTCTgtgggatttataaaaatgatttattatttttagttttaaaaaaaaaatatgatttcaagTAATATGATTAGGATCTTAAATTCATTGAGTTGAAAGAAAAGCCTTAATAATATTCGAAATGATTAAGTACGCGTACAGTGTACACGGTCAATAATAAAGTCAAGACAACTTAACTTGACATAAAAAAGTATGCACAAAAGTCCTATGAATACTTCTTTCCCACTTAGATATTAgagtattcaatattatatacatgaaggtacatattatattaacataagGAAGAGAGAGAACTTGACTGGGCCTAACCTTGAAGGAATAAAAACGGTTCACTAACCAGTTTTTCGTCATTCtcctcatttcattttttttttttttccttttttaggtATCCACATTATTATGTTACTGCCActcatttaaaggaaaaataatataagaattatttcataatgaacTTACATGTTTAAAGGGAGTATTTAGCgtattaattttcttcactgaACCGGGATTAAGCTTGTTTATCAAcctaaaaagatataaaaacaaatgcctctattaagaatttattgaaTACTCATTCATTTAtctatcatataataatattcctGCTTCCTGCAGGCAATTCCTTGCTCACACTCAGTGCTAACCaccacagaaaaaaataataccaggAGTATACTGTCTATGAGTCATTATTATCCAAAATGGGTTACTTACTCGCATAGAAGAATTCCATCCTTTAAAACAGCTCCGAAGTCATATTGatcttttatttcatcattaggaatctctacttttttttctatcactGCTTCCAACCAGGATAAGGAAGCTTGGGCTCGTTCAATTGAGAACTTGGCTTGagactattaaataaaattttataataaacatttcttaaattttgatacataattattatttcatgaatTGCATCAACATAAAGAAAGGAAACCACTTTTTGAAAGGTCAGCACAATTATCTTAAAAAGCTGACTAACTGTAAGAAAATACgagtttataaatatgtttgacTTTTTAGTACAGATATGCAGAGGTGGGGGAAAAGTCATCATGCTGCAAGTCCATGTCGAGTCTCAAGTCCTGAGAAAATATAAGATAcctttaagattattttttaaccagtaaaaaaaaaattaactttcaagtCAAAGTCAAGATGTGAGTCTTTAATTGTGAGATCAACTCAAAtcgcaagtcttcaaaatatggactcatgTACAAGTTTAGTTGCAAGTACCTACCTCTGTATATATGTGATTGTACATAACATAGATAACAACCTGAGTcaagtacttatttattttattcattgaataaaatCCCGTTCTATGggcaaaaaatacattagaaataaatctAGTTCCACTgtagtataataataactttaataaatatccCCCAAAGTGGGATGTGTTTTCCCATTAATTTGCAAAGCCCATCCCCTTGACCTGTGCAATTATCTTCTTAGGAATCGTTATGTAAAACCcccaaatatatacatatattcataatccTAAGGACCATTTATTGGGCTCCTATAACCTATCGTAGGAACTACACATCTTTTTTAACTTCCTcaaagagaaagttactgcatTATTCATTTGGGCATAGTATACCTATGGCTACAGATAAGTCATGCCACATGCGGGTACATAAAATGAATCAGAGGAAGtagatctaattaaaaaaatgctaaccCGTAATTGAGGTAAGGTatactacatacataaacaTAACTTTAATTCCGCCTCCCTCATTCAGAGAGGCtcctttttttgtagattttacagatgtatatattataaatacatattttgtactgATCATGATTTAATAAGGAACTTACTTTCATAGCACATTCTCGGCTCAATCCATATGATGGTCCGTGGTAAGCCATGATTAATATTTGGCACAGAAAAGGATTTTGGCACAGCACTCACAACCGCTCAGAGGTTCTAACAAGTAACAACTTATGAACTTAATTCATCTCTTTAAAGAAGGAAGCTTTGGAGATGTTCTTAGGCCTGGCGTCAGCGCCTTTATTGAAAAGAATTTCGGGCCGGCTTGAAGGTGTTCTCTGACGCACACCCATCATGATGGTGGAGGCACTGACTTgaagagaaataaaaagtactGTACTGCCACTTGTTGAGTCAccatttaattcttaaaaatacttCTTCTTCGTACAACTACTTAttataggtaaaaaataaaaatactgaacttataataaatattttatgtacataatttcgGACGTTTCTTGAATTATAACAACCCCTTATTTTTAGGAAGGAAACGCGAGTTCTTTCTCTTTCTGATCCTCAGATCATTGttcattctcaaaaatatatttatacagtatatgtattatattcagTAAATAGATGATATCATAATTCATGCTCTATGCCTGTTGAGCGAGTGAAAGATTTCCCTgatcatattattattcaatgaagtATAAAAAAGGAAGCGAATCATGACATCAATTCCAAGACTTAAGTAAATGA harbors:
- the TppII gene encoding tripeptidyl-peptidase 2 — translated: MDLNELPTSSLIPKKETGLFSFNTKYPTYDGRGVIIAILDSSVDPGVPGLQTTSDGKRKIIDRIDASGTGDVDTSTLSSPSADGKIIGLSGRTLNLPQGLVSSKDNGKFRIGVKKAFDLYPRGLKDRVVKERLEKSWEPEHKSALVSASRKLDEFESENSEPLTGVKKLEKDNVDAVCEMLNFVDKKYRESDPGPIYDCVLYHDGENWTCIIDTSEKGDLKNGLKLRSFRETGDYGCLTELDKLNVSINVYDEGDVLQIVGVCSSHGTHVASIAAAHYPDEPEKNGTAPGAQIVSITIGDGRLSSMETGTALARASFHIMRAEHYKVDVINMSYGEHSHWSNTGRIGHLMGEVVNKHGVIWFGSAGNDGPALFTVGTPPDISTNNVIGIGAYVSPEMMLAMYSAREKLPGTPYTWTSRGPTIDGDRGVCVCTPGGAITSVAECTLKCGQLMHGTSMASPHACGASACILSGLKQKGVQYSPFNFKRALANTAQYIKDHCEFAQGNGLMQVEKAFNHMVEYGEAVERDVRFVVSCNSGSKGIHLRDRKALKASEITVKITPIFLNQESQPADRKIKFNIQLSFSCDASWVKYPTYLDLMYDGRHIIVHVDPTGLPPGPHTAFIKAYNFKNVEQGCLFEVPITVIRNESLIDFPRPHLELKNTPFKPGTIKRHFISVPEHATWAVINVRSAEKVGAGKFILHTVQLLPKRSVRTMENQKIVALSETEDFTHGISVRGGFTIEICLAKFWSNLGSINVSYSVTFYGVKTDSREIMMHGGEGIHRFQIFSDLHDEEVQPEIKLKNSVQVLRPSESCISPLKERDILPNNSTIYELELTYNFSIPKQTEITPNIPLLSSVLYESEYESQLWMLYDSNKQLISSGDAYPSHWSSKVDKGDYVLKAHVRHEKKDVLDKITDLNILLSQKLSSPIMLDVHTSHANASTGGKKSNSFNLAAYRKVPLFISPLNSDKYIKNLSGLGQYLSGSMTLSKDEYGKKCDVYSFKYIIPELPKKDKKSLDCKKSKDDSSNKSTTTSESDDINDNGNRKKIDEYKEALRDLKVGWLAKLDYNCDAHKELYEELLKTEKEGLANLQVKFAHLQSLDNEKTNKNFDEIINMSNEVLKGINADEILVHMATKHDFSSNASETKKEIEKKKTIYLETLSKKGLALCEKDLVEEATEILFQLMKIVESTDSRVVTFTSKHAEKMQHFGRALKILNKQYEDKASQETYNKLIDTFKNLSWNHCYRHYSSMKPIHFPTNYELF
- the LOC121120696 gene encoding calponin-3, encoding MAYHGPSYGLSRECAMKSQAKFSIERAQASLSWLEAVIEKKVEIPNDEIKDQYDFGAVLKDGILLCELINKLNPGSVKKINTLNTPFKHRENIELYLKGCENYGIKPQDLFQVNDLYENKNLYMIVDNLFVIGGLAQKKGYEGPVIGAKMATSNKRNFDDDVLKAGQNVIGLQYGSNKGASQAGMTAYGTGRQIRPDEIGQN